In Leucoraja erinacea ecotype New England unplaced genomic scaffold, Leri_hhj_1 Leri_55S, whole genome shotgun sequence, a genomic segment contains:
- the cln8 gene encoding protein CLN8, with protein MHSVDRMKPLPSADVSESIFDMNYLSWQVRGKLIAAGFLFYFGVFIFSHVLSLALSLTYRSLAAKERVFWNLAVSRGAFGIQSMVAGLWALLKDPVLQADRMFGQQSWSWFNVLTAFGFFTFENAALHGSNVVFGSFDAALAIHHFFAVSGFGSVLVWDTVGHYLPMLILLLEMSTPFTCVSWILLKAGLSHIRLWKLNQWLMIHMFHCRMVLTYHMWWVCWQHLDTIQRHVPTPQAALFFPGLLLLTFIINPYWTRKKTLQLLNPVDWNFAAETKGVANGGSDAAGKKTT; from the exons ATGCATTCTGTTGACAGAATGAAACCTCTCCCCAGCGCCGATGTTTCTGAAAGCATTTTTGACATGAACTATTTATCTTGGCAAGTCCGGGGCAAGCTGATAGCTGCCGGCTTCCTGTTCTACTTTGGGGTCTTTATTTTCTCGCACGTGCTAAGCCTCGCTCTGTCACTGACCTACCGCTCACTGGCAGCCAAGGAGAGGGTGTTCTGGAACCTGGCTGTCAGCCGTGGGGCGTTTGGGATCCAGAGCATGGTGGCTGGGCTCTGGGCTCTGCTGAAGGATCCCGTGCTGCAGGCTGACAGGATGTTCGGCCAACAGAGCTGGAGTTGGTTCAACGTCCTCACAGCGTTTGGTTTCTTCACGTTTGAGAACGCAGCTCTTCACGGCTCCAACGTGGTCTTCGGAAGCTTTGACGCCGCCCTGGCAATCCACCACTTCTTTGCCGTGTCTGGGTTTGGCAGTGTCTTGGTGTGGGACACAGTTGGCCACTACCTGCCGATGCTGATACTGCTGCTGGAGATGAGCACCCCTTTCACCTGCGTCTCCTGGATCCTGCTGAAG gCTGGCTTGTCACACATTCGGCTGTGGAAATTGAACCAGTGGCTGATGATCCACATGTTCCACTGCCGCATGGTCCTCACGTACCACATGTGGTGGGTGTGCTGGCAGCACCTGGACACCATCCAGCGCCACGTCCCCACGCCACAGGCCGCGCTCTTCTTCCCCGGCCTCTTGCTGCTGACGTTCATCATCAACCCGTACTGGACCCGCAAGAAGACCCTGCAGCTCCTGAACCCTGTCGACTGGAACTTTGCCGCCGAGACCAAGGGAGTGGCCAATGGTGGCAGCGATGCAGCTGGCAAGAAAACAACATGA